The genomic segment GAGTGTAATGCCCGCCTTAAATCCATTGACACAACCGTGCCGTTCATCTAGCATTGGATAACTCGTCGTGCCGACGCGGTTGATTGCCGGCGCGTTTCGATGATTGGCAAAAAAACTCATACTCGACGACTCCTCGCTCGCAAGAGTACCGTGCGTCTTGAGTGCATCCCAGAGACACGGCGAACCCCATGAGGTTTTTCGATTGACGGCAAGAAAATGATTCGGAATCCGAGACCTGTCAGGTTTTCGCGCAAGCGACCTGACAGGTCTGTATCCACAAGCAAAGCATAATCTCTATCGCATTCATCAACTACGAAACTGAATACTGAAGACTGAATACTGTCCTACTGTTCACTGTTCACTGACCACTGGCTTGTCTTCTTTCAAAATCATCACCCGATACCCCTCGACTGCGTCCATCCCACGTTCCTTGCCTTCGTCCTTCGCCCAATCGCGAATCATTTGGCTGGGGTCCCAATCGTGCAGTTGGCTGCGATGTTCTTTGAGCGCGGCGATTTTGATGTCAATCACGCCGCTAATGTCCACGAACGTTTCCGGTTTTTCCGCGCCGTGAACGAAAACTTTTTTGACCTCGTGCGGCTCTAGTCCTTCCATCAACAATTCCGGAAAAATAAATTTCGTACCGGCTGAGGGAAACACCGCGTCGAGCGTCACGTCGGCGGCGACGCGATGATCGGGATGGTTCATGTAACTGTTGCCGTAAAAGCGCACGGTCGGATCGCCGCAGACGACGACGTCTGGTTTGTATTTGCGAACAAGCCGCGTGAGGTCGCGGCGCAGTTCGAG from the Chloroflexota bacterium genome contains:
- a CDS encoding PIG-L family deacetylase gives rise to the protein MPDTTQLNDQAIPERGIKKPEAFVEPPAPKRAMAIQAHPDDQEFTIAGTLAKWARAGCEIVSVCITSGDAGSNDKTEAHMTKPQLAQIREQEQRDACRVLGVQHVEFLHYPDGVLQPTLELRRDLTRLVRKYKPDVVVCGDPTVRFYGNSYMNHPDHRVAADVTLDAVFPSAGTKFIFPELLMEGLEPHEVKKVFVHGAEKPETFVDISGVIDIKIAALKEHRSQLHDWDPSQMIRDWAKDEGKERGMDAVEGYRVMILKEDKPVVSEQ